In Chroicocephalus ridibundus chromosome 12, bChrRid1.1, whole genome shotgun sequence, a single genomic region encodes these proteins:
- the MC3R gene encoding melanocortin receptor 3 — protein MNTTHFAFSFQPVLNVTEDFNDSILNNRSGDGFCEQVFIKAEVFLTLGIISLLENILVILAVLKNGNLHSPMYFFLCSLAVADMLVSMSNALETIMIAILSNGYLIIDDHFIQHMDNVFDSMICISLVASICNLLVIAIDRYITIFYALRYHSIMTVKKALTLIVVIWIACIICGIIFIAYSESKTVIVCLITMFFTMLFLMASLYVHMFLFARLHVKRIAALPVDGVPYQRTCMKGAVTITILLGVFIVCWAPFFLHLILIISCPMNPYCICYTSHFNTYLVLIMCNSVIDPLIYAFRSLEMRKTFKEIVCCCYGMSVGQCML, from the coding sequence ATGAATACCACacactttgcattttcatttcagccTGTGCTTAATGTCACCGAAGACTTCAATGACTCAATTCTGAACAACAGAAGTGGTGATGGATTTTGTGAGCAGGTCTTCATAAAAGCTGAGGTCTTCTTGACTTTAGGGATCATCAGCCTCCTGGAAAACATCCTTGTCATTCTTGCAGTGCTGAAGAATGGAAACCTACATTCTcccatgtatttcttcctctgtaGCTTGGCTGTGGCAGATATGCTAGTGAGCATGTCAAATGCCTTGGAGACTATCATGATTGCAATCCTGAGCAACGGCTATTTGATCATTGATGACCACTTTATCCAGCATATGGACAATGTTTTTGACTCaatgatttgtatttctttggTAGCCTCAATTTGCAACCTCTTGGTTATAGCCATTGACAGGTACATAACTATTTTCTATGCTCTCCGTTACCACAGTATCATGACTGTGAAGAAAGCTTTAACCCTGATTGTGGTCATTTGGATTGCTTGTATCATCTGTGGCATCATATTCATTGCCTactcagaaagcaaaactgtCATTGTCTGTCTCATCACCATGTTCTTTACCATGCTCTTTCTCATGGCCTCCCTTTACGTTCACATGTTCTTGTTTGCACGCCTGCATGTTAAGCGGATTGCAGCCCTCCCCGTGGATGGGGTGCCCTACCAGCGTACCTGCATGAAGGGCGCTGTCACCATCACTATATTACTTGGTGTCTTCATTGTTTGCTGGGCACCTTTCTTCCTTCACCTCATTCTCATCATTTCTTGCCCAATGAATCCTTACTGCATCTGTTACACTTCACACTTCAATACCTATCTGGTCTTGATAATGTGCAACTCAGTAATTGATCCACTCATTTATGCTTTCCGGAGCCTGGAGATGAGAAAGACTTTCAAAGAAATAGTGTGTTGCTGTTATGGCATGAGTGTGGGACAGTGCATGCTGTAA